One stretch of Molothrus aeneus isolate 106 chromosome 2, BPBGC_Maene_1.0, whole genome shotgun sequence DNA includes these proteins:
- the CREG1 gene encoding protein CREG1 isoform X1: MAGAVRAGMSRCAAVRGALSMSSAMARLLLLLCAASGLLLAAVAAIPPPEEAARMARYVLHSCDWGALATLSAQEGLRGRPFANIFSLSDGPPGPCGGSGVPYLYLTDMEISVQDLEVNSNASLTVSLAQTPYCRKHKYDPQNPLCAHIIFVGSIVKVNDSEADLAKKALFTRHPEMESWPKDHNWFFAKFNITNIWVLDYFGGLKIVTPEEYYSVKP, translated from the exons ATGGCCGGCGCCGTGCGGGCTGGGATGTCCCGGTGCGCGGCTGTGCGGGGAGCGCTGTCCATGTCCTCAGCGATGGCgcggctgctgctcctcctgtgcgCCGCatcggggctgctgctggcggcCGTGGCGGCTATCCCGCCGCCCGAGGAGGCGGCGCGTATGGCGCGCTACGTCCTGCACAGCTGCGACTGGGGCGCGCTGGCCACGCTGTCGGCGCAGGAGGGGCTGCGCGGCCGCCCCTTCGCCAACATCTTCTCCCTCAGCGACGGCCCGCCCGGGCCCTGCGGCGGCAGCGGCGTGCCCTACCTGTACTTGACCGACATGGAGATCTCCGTGCAGGACCTGGAG GTCAATTCAAATGCCTCCTTGACTGTGTCTTTGGCACAGACTCCTTACTGCAGAAAGCACAAATATGATCCCCAGAACCCCCTCTGTGCCCACATCATCTTCGTTGGGAGCATTGTAAAG GTGAATGATTCAGAAGCAGACTTAGCCAAAAAAGCATTATTCACTCGCCACCCTGAAATGGAAAGTTGGCCCAAGGATCACAATTGGTTCTTTGCCAAATTCAACATCACCAATATTTGGGTCCTGGACTACTTTGGTGGATTGAAAATTGTGACACCAGAAGAGTACTACAGTGTCAAGCCTTA
- the CREG1 gene encoding protein CREG1 isoform X2, translated as MAGAVRAGMSRCAAVRGALSMSSAMARLLLLLCAASGLLLAAVAAIPPPEEAARMARYVLHSCDWGALATLSAQEGLRGRPFANIFSLSDGPPGPCGGSGVPYLYLTDMEISVQDLEVNSNASLTVSLAQTPYCRKHKYDPQNPLCAHIIFVGSIVKVNDSEADLAKKALFTRHPEMESWPKDHNWFFAKFNITNIWVLDYFGGLKIVTPEEYYSVKP; from the exons ATGGCCGGCGCCGTGCGGGCTGGGATGTCCCGGTGCGCGGCTGTGCGGGGAGCGCTGTCCATGTCCTCAGCGATGGCgcggctgctgctcctcctgtgcgCCGCatcggggctgctgctggcggcCGTGGCGGCTATCCCGCCGCCCGAGGAGGCGGCGCGTATGGCGCGCTACGTCCTGCACAGCTGCGACTGGGGCGCGCTGGCCACGCTGTCGGCGCAGGAGGGGCTGCGCGGCCGCCCCTTCGCCAACATCTTCTCCCTCAGCGACGGCCCGCCCGGGCCCTGCGGCGGCAGCGGCGTGCCCTACCTGTACTTGACCGACATGGAGATCTCCGTGCAGGACCTGGAG GTCAATTCAAATGCCTCCTTGACTGTGTCTTTGGCACAGACTCCTTACTGCAGAAAGCACAAATATGATCCCCAGAACCCCCTCTGTGCCCACATCATCTTCGTTGGGAGCATTGTAAAG GTGAATGATTCAGAAGCAGACTTAGCCAAAAAAGCATTATTCACTCGCCACCCTGAAATGGAAAGTTGGCCCAAGGATCACAATTGGTTCTTTGCCAAATTCAACATCACCAATATTTGGGTCCTGGACTACTTTGGTGGATTGAAAATTGTGACACCAGAAGAGTACTACAGTGTCAAGCCTTAG